A DNA window from Bacteroides cellulosilyticus contains the following coding sequences:
- a CDS encoding acyltransferase, whose amino-acid sequence MQSINGQNNEFIIILPQGRIDCLASGNGKLSEIVSRANISIIGNNNRVIMYFESEESAEEILLGGGFLLVVKGDNNVVTIGNLILRYSSVLGMTGLKLVVGQLPGLGAGVSRTANNCRVNIGNRVVINGVLLYLQEDNSSISIGDDSQLSWGVDVWCTDAHTITDLEGNPMNFAQSIEIGKHVWIGKDVKIGKNVKIADNSIVGWGSIVTRKFDEPNVIIAGTPAKIVRRGINWDRKCINKYMNGQR is encoded by the coding sequence ATACAATCTATTAATGGTCAAAACAACGAGTTTATTATCATTCTTCCGCAGGGAAGAATTGATTGTCTCGCTTCAGGAAACGGAAAACTCAGTGAGATTGTCAGCCGGGCAAATATCTCTATCATTGGAAATAACAACCGTGTCATTATGTACTTCGAATCTGAAGAAAGCGCAGAGGAGATACTGCTTGGCGGAGGATTTCTCCTTGTTGTGAAGGGAGATAACAATGTTGTAACTATTGGAAATCTCATTCTCAGATACTCCTCTGTTTTAGGTATGACGGGATTGAAACTCGTTGTCGGACAACTGCCGGGACTGGGAGCCGGAGTGTCGAGGACAGCGAACAATTGTCGGGTGAACATTGGCAATAGGGTTGTTATCAACGGTGTGTTGCTCTATCTGCAAGAGGATAATTCGTCCATCAGCATAGGCGATGATAGTCAGCTAAGTTGGGGTGTCGACGTGTGGTGTACCGATGCGCATACGATAACAGATTTGGAGGGGAATCCGATGAACTTTGCTCAAAGCATAGAAATAGGCAAACATGTATGGATTGGAAAAGATGTAAAAATAGGCAAGAACGTGAAGATAGCGGACAATAGCATTGTAGGTTGGGGAAGTATCGTTACCCGGAAATTCGACGAGCCCAATGTCATTATTGCAGGTACCCCCGCCAAGATTGTAAGGCGAGGCATAAACTGGGACCGTAAATGCATTAATAAATATATGAACGGGCAAAGATAG
- a CDS encoding heavy metal translocating P-type ATPase: METKCQCGCAHTHTSPQSKEKEQSMIRKIGAPVLSGIFLITGIIFQHQQWVGFSHPVVEFCWFLLGFLPVGLPVMREAWEGILRKDWFNEFSLMALASLGAFYIGEYPEALAVMLLYTLGEMLQDKAVNQATRNIRGLLDVRPERVDVYRENTLRTVSPRDVNVGETIEVKPGERVPLDGTLQNPQAVFDTSALTGESMPRNVSAGGDVLAGMIVSGQAVRILVTKPYDHSTLARILNLVQDAAERKAPAERFIRRFARIYTPIVVLLAVLIVALPALVAAVHPGFDYVFNDWLYRGLVFLVISCPCALIISIPLGYFGGIGAASRMGILFKGSNYLDAITRVNAIVFDKTGTLTTGSFRVASIQAAGLPEDELLRLVLSVEKKSTHPVAQAVARFAAERGVEPLEVTTLNELAGYGLEAEVGSRKVLVGNIRLLKDRKISVPGELTDCVATVVVCAVDGRYAGCLLLSDTLKEDATDAIKKLKALKIDNIQMLSGDKQEIVDIFAAELGIDKAYGDLLPEDKAVHMEQLNSAPDVSVAFVGDGMNDAPVLALSDVGIAMGGLGSDAAIESADVVIQTDQPSRVATAISIGRATRRIVMQNIVGAITVKILVLIAGAFGFATLWAAVFADVGVALLVVLNSVRILGKKF; this comes from the coding sequence ATGGAAACAAAATGTCAGTGTGGTTGTGCACATACACATACTTCTCCGCAGAGCAAAGAGAAAGAGCAATCTATGATTCGTAAGATAGGAGCTCCGGTGCTATCAGGTATATTCCTTATCACGGGTATCATCTTCCAGCATCAGCAATGGGTAGGATTCAGCCATCCGGTGGTTGAATTCTGCTGGTTCCTGCTGGGCTTCCTGCCCGTGGGACTTCCTGTGATGCGCGAAGCATGGGAGGGCATCTTGCGGAAAGACTGGTTCAATGAATTCTCCCTGATGGCCTTAGCTTCCCTCGGAGCATTCTATATCGGAGAATATCCGGAAGCGCTTGCCGTGATGCTACTCTATACCCTGGGAGAGATGTTGCAGGATAAAGCCGTGAACCAGGCTACCCGCAATATCCGCGGCCTGCTCGATGTGCGCCCCGAACGGGTGGATGTATATCGTGAAAACACGCTCCGCACAGTCTCTCCCCGCGACGTCAATGTGGGAGAAACCATTGAAGTAAAACCCGGAGAACGTGTCCCTCTGGACGGAACTCTGCAGAACCCGCAGGCCGTTTTCGATACTTCGGCGCTGACCGGGGAGAGCATGCCCCGCAATGTATCCGCAGGCGGTGATGTCCTTGCCGGTATGATTGTCAGCGGACAGGCAGTGCGCATACTGGTGACGAAACCTTACGACCACAGCACACTGGCACGCATCCTCAACCTTGTGCAGGACGCAGCAGAGCGCAAAGCGCCTGCCGAACGGTTTATCCGGCGGTTTGCCCGCATCTATACACCGATAGTCGTGCTTCTGGCTGTCCTGATAGTAGCCCTTCCCGCACTTGTTGCGGCGGTGCACCCGGGCTTCGACTATGTGTTCAACGATTGGCTCTATCGTGGGCTGGTGTTCCTCGTAATATCCTGCCCGTGCGCACTGATTATCAGCATCCCGTTGGGCTATTTCGGAGGAATAGGGGCGGCTTCCCGTATGGGTATCCTGTTTAAGGGCAGCAATTATCTGGATGCCATCACCCGCGTGAATGCCATCGTCTTCGACAAAACAGGTACGCTGACCACTGGTAGTTTCCGCGTGGCGTCCATACAGGCGGCCGGTCTGCCGGAAGATGAATTGCTACGACTGGTGCTGTCCGTAGAAAAGAAGAGCACCCATCCTGTGGCACAAGCCGTTGCCCGCTTCGCAGCCGAACGGGGTGTGGAACCTCTGGAAGTAACTACATTGAATGAACTGGCAGGTTATGGTCTGGAGGCCGAAGTAGGGAGCCGCAAAGTCCTTGTCGGCAACATCCGCCTGTTGAAGGACCGCAAGATATCCGTACCCGGAGAACTGACGGACTGTGTAGCCACTGTCGTAGTCTGTGCCGTCGATGGGCGGTATGCCGGTTGCCTGCTGCTTTCGGACACTCTGAAGGAGGATGCCACGGATGCTATAAAAAAATTAAAGGCTTTAAAAATAGATAATATTCAAATGTTATCTGGTGATAAACAGGAGATTGTTGATATCTTTGCCGCAGAATTGGGCATTGACAAGGCTTACGGTGACCTGCTTCCCGAAGATAAAGCCGTCCATATGGAACAGCTCAATTCTGCCCCGGACGTGTCCGTAGCCTTTGTGGGCGATGGTATGAATGACGCTCCCGTACTGGCTCTCAGTGATGTGGGGATTGCGATGGGAGGGCTGGGTTCGGATGCCGCCATCGAAAGTGCGGATGTAGTTATCCAGACCGACCAACCGTCGCGGGTGGCGACAGCCATTTCCATCGGACGGGCCACAAGACGGATTGTGATGCAAAATATTGTCGGTGCCATCACCGTGAAAATATTGGTTCTGATTGCGGGCGCCTTTGGCTTTGCCACGCTATGGGCGGCGGTGTTTGCCGATGTCGGAGTGGCTTTGCTGGTTGTTCTCAATTCGGTCCGCATATTAGGTAAGAAGTTCTGA
- a CDS encoding Fur family transcriptional regulator: protein MKDVYLHKLSLRDIKPTAMRLLILRTMMEMRRAVSMADLEEKLDTVDKSTIFRTLTLFLSHHLIHGVDDGSGSLKYAVCEDCCMCTVEDQHMHFYCEHCHKTYCIRSVHAPSVTLPEGFMQTGINYVIKGICADCAVHKRIDTDD from the coding sequence ATGAAAGACGTATATCTACATAAATTGTCCCTTCGGGATATCAAACCTACAGCGATGAGGCTGTTGATTCTCCGCACCATGATGGAGATGAGGCGGGCTGTGTCTATGGCAGATTTGGAAGAGAAACTCGATACGGTTGATAAATCCACTATTTTCCGGACACTGACCCTGTTCCTTTCCCACCACCTGATACATGGTGTGGACGATGGAAGCGGTTCATTGAAGTATGCCGTTTGCGAAGACTGCTGCATGTGTACGGTAGAAGACCAGCACATGCACTTCTATTGCGAACATTGCCACAAGACCTATTGCATCCGGAGTGTGCACGCCCCGTCAGTCACGCTTCCGGAGGGATTCATGCAGACGGGAATTAATTATGTAATCAAAGGGATTTGCGCCGACTGCGCAGTCCATAAGAGAATAGACACAGACGATTGA
- a CDS encoding helix-turn-helix domain-containing protein, with the protein MRHFYICLLLLGFLPVSALASGDKGTKDIYTEQYITDIYMDEPKRALQLLDEAETKQALPIYKVDDLRSMVYSYLYQDKSAFYYARRAYVHDSISGNHPDHLLKMTITLADISHILSEYKESNRYAVEGLELARRLDDRQSECKLLFCMGENKWMLSLKEEGYELFDKAIALLDGRKDKLSKSMLSYFYGVKMGYLINDNRLEDALQVGLQREKLLDGMKGNPEVREAFLDQQYGYVYSKLSRICHLLGDVERGKEYHKKYQSTHAYNTPAGKRDATPYLLVTKQYQAVLDHCRDFKELMRRQDTLNIQYVGVLQREIDAYLALKDYEKVAALRASILSITDSIYRRDKTNVALELDNLYEVNEKEARIAEQAFQLTIRTITLVFILCISLLSLFFLWRMWVQNRKIKRKNQVLVERINEQMSMQTEMNRLQADAERVSEDQPFPETGQTEPEASDGNEEEAQMNKMIFGKLDYIIKRDELYLSADISREELARMVKMNNTRFARMIKENTDTNLNGYLNNLRLNYAMHLLKEHPEYTLRAIAEASGINSMPTFHQLFKARTGMTPSEFKNAEKELRK; encoded by the coding sequence ATGAGACATTTCTATATATGTCTCCTCTTGTTAGGCTTTCTGCCGGTATCTGCCTTGGCAAGCGGAGATAAAGGAACAAAGGATATATATACGGAACAGTATATCACGGACATCTATATGGATGAGCCGAAACGCGCGTTGCAACTGCTGGACGAAGCTGAAACAAAGCAAGCGTTGCCCATATACAAGGTTGATGATTTGCGTAGCATGGTCTACTCATACCTGTATCAGGACAAATCGGCATTCTACTATGCCCGCCGGGCCTATGTACATGATTCTATCTCCGGGAACCACCCTGACCACTTGTTGAAGATGACCATAACCCTGGCCGACATCTCCCACATCCTGAGCGAATATAAAGAAAGCAACCGTTACGCGGTTGAAGGTCTGGAATTGGCACGCAGGCTCGACGACCGGCAGTCGGAATGTAAGTTACTCTTCTGTATGGGCGAGAACAAATGGATGCTGTCATTGAAAGAGGAAGGGTATGAGCTTTTCGATAAGGCAATCGCCCTGCTGGATGGCAGGAAAGATAAACTGAGTAAGTCGATGCTTTCCTATTTCTATGGGGTGAAGATGGGATACCTGATTAACGACAACCGGCTGGAAGACGCCTTGCAGGTAGGTTTGCAGCGTGAGAAGCTGTTGGATGGAATGAAAGGCAATCCGGAAGTGCGTGAGGCTTTCCTCGACCAGCAATACGGATATGTCTATTCCAAATTGTCCCGCATCTGCCATTTGCTGGGAGATGTGGAGCGTGGGAAGGAGTATCATAAAAAATACCAGTCCACCCATGCCTATAACACTCCTGCCGGCAAGCGCGATGCCACCCCGTACCTGCTCGTAACCAAGCAGTACCAGGCCGTACTCGACCATTGCCGCGACTTCAAGGAGCTGATGCGCCGGCAAGATACCTTGAATATCCAGTACGTCGGCGTTCTGCAACGGGAGATAGACGCCTATCTTGCCCTGAAAGACTATGAGAAAGTCGCCGCGCTGCGTGCTTCCATCCTGTCCATAACGGACAGCATCTACCGGCGTGATAAAACCAATGTCGCGCTGGAACTGGACAACCTTTACGAAGTGAACGAGAAGGAAGCCCGCATTGCGGAACAGGCTTTCCAGCTTACCATACGTACCATTACGTTAGTCTTCATCCTCTGTATTTCGTTGTTATCACTGTTCTTCCTGTGGCGTATGTGGGTGCAGAACCGCAAAATCAAGCGTAAGAACCAGGTGCTGGTGGAGCGCATCAACGAGCAGATGTCCATGCAGACGGAGATGAACCGCTTGCAGGCTGATGCCGAGAGAGTGTCGGAAGACCAGCCTTTTCCGGAGACCGGGCAGACAGAACCGGAAGCATCCGACGGCAACGAAGAGGAAGCCCAGATGAACAAGATGATTTTCGGCAAGCTGGATTATATTATCAAACGGGACGAACTGTATCTGTCCGCCGACATATCGAGAGAAGAACTTGCCCGGATGGTCAAGATGAACAATACCCGTTTTGCCCGGATGATAAAAGAGAATACGGACACCAATCTGAACGGGTATCTCAATAATCTCCGCTTGAATTATGCCATGCATTTATTGAAGGAACATCCTGAATATACATTGCGTGCCATTGCCGAAGCGTCAGGCATCAACAGTATGCCTACTTTCCACCAATTGTTCAAGGCAAGGACGGGAATGACTCCTTCCGAGTTTAAGAATGCAGAGAAAGAATTGAGAAAGTAA
- a CDS encoding PAS domain-containing sensor histidine kinase, whose amino-acid sequence MFILCLTIQIAFVVSIVAAVYYFRLYKLHGISVKEWEEMKEDNFLMRELLNNLPIPTTVKDIKDNCNYLFWNKKSEDLYSVSQDDLIGKNASVLPPEICSAFQQTDRETIRSGQSNTFQHLILADGCEHVLNMYKQLLYYKGEPRWLISAAVDVTEAAEKRCQLEQLDLQHRLLLKATGMKLWTWDLRRKEITWKRGGEGGTDRIVDADEHLQFILPEYRENIHRALDRLKRKETDFFDEEFLFRDEDGTLSWREIYGAIYQYDEDGEPVVLVGGTLMIDKRKTLEQDLREAKEKAEEANRLKSAFIANMSHEIRTPLNSIVGFSSVLTMTDDMEEKKEYNRLIQHNNALLLKVVDDVLELSKLEAGDFELYPAWFCLSDLIVESAAECRMKAGGKLDVRVDKPEQDYMVELDVQYVKRILSNFLSNALKNTQSGHIDIAYSMADGGVKISVKDTGCGIPQDKLPVVFDRFEKVDSFVQGVGLGLPICKSIAESMGGTIGVASEVGVGTTFWVTLPCATAPTPQLHNEMLINNLYS is encoded by the coding sequence ATGTTTATATTGTGTCTAACCATTCAAATTGCTTTTGTTGTTTCAATTGTAGCGGCAGTCTATTATTTCCGATTGTATAAACTTCATGGCATATCAGTAAAAGAGTGGGAAGAAATGAAGGAAGACAATTTCCTGATGCGGGAGTTGCTGAATAATCTTCCTATTCCGACTACGGTGAAGGACATTAAGGATAACTGTAACTATCTCTTTTGGAACAAGAAATCTGAAGATTTATATAGTGTCTCTCAGGACGACCTGATCGGGAAGAACGCAAGTGTTCTGCCTCCCGAAATTTGTTCTGCCTTTCAACAGACAGACCGGGAAACGATACGTTCCGGCCAATCGAACACCTTTCAGCATCTGATATTGGCTGATGGGTGCGAGCATGTATTGAATATGTATAAGCAGTTGTTGTACTACAAGGGCGAGCCCCGCTGGCTGATTAGTGCGGCGGTGGACGTCACGGAAGCGGCAGAGAAGCGGTGTCAGTTGGAACAACTGGATCTTCAGCATCGCTTGCTGTTGAAAGCTACCGGTATGAAGCTGTGGACATGGGATTTGCGGCGTAAAGAGATTACCTGGAAAAGAGGCGGTGAAGGTGGAACGGACAGAATAGTAGATGCCGACGAGCATCTGCAGTTTATCCTGCCGGAATACAGGGAGAACATCCACCGGGCATTGGACAGACTGAAACGAAAGGAAACGGACTTCTTTGACGAGGAATTCCTGTTTCGGGATGAAGACGGCACTCTTTCGTGGAGGGAAATCTACGGAGCCATATATCAGTATGATGAAGATGGCGAACCGGTTGTCCTGGTGGGGGGAACTCTGATGATTGACAAGAGAAAAACACTGGAGCAGGACTTGCGGGAAGCAAAAGAGAAAGCGGAAGAAGCCAACAGGCTGAAGTCTGCCTTTATTGCCAATATGAGCCACGAGATACGTACTCCGTTGAATTCTATCGTCGGTTTCTCAAGCGTACTGACTATGACGGACGACATGGAAGAGAAAAAGGAATATAACCGGTTAATACAGCATAACAACGCACTCTTATTGAAGGTGGTGGATGATGTTCTGGAACTTTCGAAGTTGGAGGCGGGTGACTTTGAACTGTATCCTGCATGGTTCTGTCTGTCGGACCTCATTGTGGAAAGTGCCGCCGAGTGCAGGATGAAGGCTGGCGGAAAGCTGGATGTCCGGGTGGATAAACCGGAACAGGATTATATGGTGGAACTTGACGTGCAGTATGTCAAACGGATATTGAGCAACTTCCTGTCGAACGCTCTGAAAAACACCCAAAGCGGCCATATTGATATAGCGTACAGCATGGCAGACGGGGGTGTCAAGATTAGTGTGAAAGATACAGGCTGCGGTATTCCGCAGGATAAACTTCCGGTGGTTTTCGACCGTTTCGAGAAAGTGGACTCTTTTGTGCAAGGGGTCGGGTTAGGGTTGCCCATTTGCAAGTCTATAGCAGAGAGTATGGGCGGAACCATTGGGGTGGCTTCGGAAGTGGGTGTCGGTACTACGTTTTGGGTTACATTGCCTTGTGCTACGGCACCCACTCCTCAATTACACAATGAAATGTTAATCAACAACCTCTATTCCTAA
- a CDS encoding pentapeptide repeat-containing protein has protein sequence MENEIIEKVDFTIDELEPNYYECTFDKCNFSGQSIGRVIFERCTFKECNLSLVKASNTSWLDVLFTDCKMTGINFTLSNRFGLSVEFRNCLLSYALFTEMKLKGTRFTRCDLQNADFMETQLPEAKFTECDLCYASFHHTNLEKADFSTARNYALNPAANRLKKARFSRYGLEGLLTGLGIEVVD, from the coding sequence ATGGAAAACGAAATCATCGAAAAAGTCGATTTCACCATCGACGAACTGGAACCCAACTACTACGAATGTACCTTCGACAAATGCAACTTCTCCGGCCAGAGCATCGGCAGAGTTATCTTTGAGAGATGCACCTTCAAAGAATGCAACCTGTCACTGGTGAAAGCCAGTAACACCTCCTGGCTGGATGTCCTCTTCACCGACTGTAAGATGACAGGTATCAACTTCACCCTCAGCAATCGCTTCGGCCTGTCCGTGGAGTTCCGCAACTGCCTCCTCTCCTATGCCCTTTTCACCGAAATGAAGCTGAAAGGCACCCGCTTCACCCGCTGCGACCTGCAAAATGCCGACTTCATGGAGACGCAACTCCCCGAAGCCAAGTTCACCGAGTGCGACCTCTGCTACGCCTCCTTCCACCACACCAACCTGGAAAAAGCCGATTTCAGCACCGCCCGCAACTACGCCCTGAACCCTGCCGCCAACCGCCTGAAGAAAGCCCGGTTCTCCCGCTACGGACTGGAAGGACTGCTGACGGGATTAGGAATAGAGGTTGTTGATTAA
- a CDS encoding HU family DNA-binding protein has translation MPFYKKQKLNGKWYPRAVTKGHPATTDDVAKRLSLMSTVSPGDTYAVLVNLGEVLANLMSAGRSVRLKGVGTFYLSCQSSSQGVDTPEEVSSQQITDVKVCFIPEYSRQQNGQVIQRTLIDPHLEWIDLDEIAGNGKK, from the coding sequence ATGCCTTTTTACAAGAAACAAAAATTGAATGGAAAATGGTATCCGAGAGCAGTGACCAAAGGTCATCCTGCTACAACGGATGATGTGGCAAAACGACTGTCGCTTATGTCAACGGTAAGTCCGGGAGACACGTATGCGGTGCTCGTGAATCTGGGTGAAGTTTTGGCAAACCTGATGAGTGCAGGCCGGTCGGTACGGCTGAAAGGCGTAGGAACATTCTACCTCTCCTGTCAGTCATCGAGCCAGGGCGTAGACACGCCCGAAGAAGTAAGTTCGCAGCAAATCACTGATGTAAAGGTATGCTTTATCCCCGAATATAGCCGTCAGCAAAATGGCCAGGTAATCCAACGAACCCTCATCGACCCACATCTGGAATGGATAGACTTAGATGAAATAGCGGGCAATGGCAAGAAATAA
- a CDS encoding Rpn family recombination-promoting nuclease/putative transposase — MGRFINPFTDYGFKKIFGQEISKDLLIDFLNDLLKGERVITDLTFLNNEQLPEWEDARALIYDIHCTTDTGEKIIVEMQNKSQAYFRERALFYLSHAVTRQGQRGDWMFDIKAVYGVFFMNFLLKDNVKLRTDIILADRETGQLFSDKMRPIFIALPVFDKEEEKCENDFERWIYVLKNMETLKRMPFKARKAVFEKLEEIADVSSLNEEENELYWRSVNAYRTHLSVLEASRLEGREEGREEGREEGREEGREEGRAEGREEGRAEGREEGSIEKCFSIARNLKQLGTSVDLISKATGLTPEEIAGL, encoded by the coding sequence ATGGGAAGATTTATCAATCCGTTTACCGATTACGGCTTTAAGAAAATATTCGGTCAGGAGATATCAAAGGACTTACTGATAGATTTCTTAAATGACTTATTGAAGGGCGAGCGGGTGATTACTGACCTGACCTTTCTGAACAACGAACAACTGCCGGAGTGGGAGGATGCCCGTGCGCTGATTTATGATATTCATTGCACCACAGACACGGGAGAGAAGATCATTGTTGAGATGCAGAATAAGTCTCAGGCCTATTTCAGGGAACGCGCCTTGTTTTACCTGTCGCATGCTGTTACCCGTCAGGGGCAGAGAGGTGACTGGATGTTCGACATCAAGGCTGTATATGGTGTGTTCTTCATGAACTTTTTGCTCAAGGATAATGTTAAGTTACGCACCGACATCATTCTTGCCGACCGTGAAACAGGCCAGTTATTCAGCGACAAGATGCGCCCCATTTTTATCGCTCTGCCGGTGTTTGATAAAGAAGAAGAGAAATGTGAAAATGATTTTGAACGTTGGATTTATGTGCTGAAGAATATGGAGACACTAAAACGAATGCCTTTTAAGGCCCGCAAGGCAGTCTTCGAGAAGCTTGAAGAAATTGCCGATGTATCTTCTCTAAACGAAGAGGAGAATGAACTTTATTGGCGAAGCGTAAACGCGTATCGCACGCATTTGTCAGTATTGGAAGCGTCAAGACTGGAAGGACGTGAAGAAGGACGAGAAGAGGGACGTGAAGAAGGACGAGAAGAAGGACGTGAAGAGGGACGTGCTGAAGGGCGTGAGGAAGGGCGTGCAGAGGGACGTGAGGAAGGTAGTATCGAAAAATGTTTTTCTATAGCTCGTAATTTAAAGCAACTTGGCACTTCTGTCGATTTAATATCAAAGGCTACCGGTTTGACTCCCGAAGAGATTGCGGGCTTATGA
- a CDS encoding B12-binding domain-containing radical SAM protein has protein sequence MKILWLDLNSSYAHSSLALPALHAQIADDDAIEWDIVSATINENVGMVAGEVYRRRPDLLAATVWLFNHEQLLHIISRVKALLPQCCIVLGGPEFLGDNEFFLRSNPFVSCVFRGEGEEVFPQWITHRNNPAEWKNIPGLCYLDSHGNYINNGIARVLDFHHLVPPEKSRFFNWSKPFVQLETTRGCFNTCAFCVSGGEKPVRTLSIEAIRERLQIIHRHGIKNVRVLDRTFNYNTRRAKELLELFLEFAPDIRFHLEMHPALLSEELKEELKRLPEGLLHLEAGIQSLREPVLVQSRRMGRLSDALEGLKFLCTLPNMETHADLIAGLPLYHLSEIFEDIRVLAEYGAGEIQLESLKLLPGTEMRRRAEELGIQYSPFPPYEVLQTREINVDELQTARQLSRLLDGFYNAPAWQGITRRLILDNETFLHDFLEHLIRIGLIDQPMSLEKRGLILYEFCKRHYPEYQSEASIAWIEAGMSLKKLPAERVKTKRQVPPGHWEVLYGEYRENLRLCFLPVGEEENRGYWFGFESEIQKIEPVFKARN, from the coding sequence ATGAAAATCCTCTGGCTCGACCTGAACAGTTCATACGCCCACTCCTCACTGGCACTCCCCGCACTGCATGCACAGATAGCCGACGACGACGCCATCGAATGGGACATCGTATCCGCCACCATCAACGAGAATGTGGGCATGGTAGCGGGCGAAGTCTACCGCCGCCGTCCCGACCTGCTTGCCGCCACCGTCTGGTTGTTCAACCACGAGCAACTGTTGCACATCATTTCAAGAGTAAAAGCCCTGCTGCCCCAATGCTGCATCGTATTGGGCGGACCGGAATTCCTGGGAGACAACGAATTCTTCCTGCGCAGCAACCCGTTTGTCAGTTGCGTGTTCAGGGGAGAAGGCGAAGAGGTATTTCCGCAATGGATAACCCACCGCAACAATCCGGCGGAATGGAAGAATATCCCTGGACTCTGCTACCTCGACTCCCACGGAAATTACATCAACAACGGCATCGCCCGCGTGCTGGACTTCCATCACCTCGTTCCACCCGAGAAAAGCCGTTTCTTCAACTGGAGCAAACCTTTCGTTCAACTGGAAACCACACGGGGTTGCTTCAACACCTGCGCCTTCTGCGTCAGTGGTGGAGAAAAGCCCGTGCGCACCCTGTCCATCGAGGCAATCCGCGAACGGCTGCAAATCATCCACCGACACGGAATAAAGAACGTGCGTGTGCTCGACCGTACTTTCAATTATAATACCCGCCGGGCAAAGGAGCTGTTGGAACTGTTCCTTGAATTCGCCCCCGATATACGTTTCCACCTGGAAATGCACCCTGCCCTACTTTCCGAAGAGCTGAAAGAGGAGTTAAAGCGTCTGCCCGAAGGGTTGCTGCATCTGGAAGCCGGCATACAAAGCCTGCGCGAGCCGGTGCTTGTGCAAAGCCGACGGATGGGCCGACTGTCGGATGCGCTGGAAGGACTGAAATTCCTGTGTACCCTCCCCAACATGGAAACGCATGCCGACCTGATTGCCGGACTCCCGCTCTATCACCTTTCGGAGATATTCGAGGACATCCGCGTATTGGCGGAATATGGCGCCGGAGAAATACAACTGGAGTCCCTGAAACTGCTTCCCGGCACGGAAATGCGCCGCAGGGCGGAAGAACTGGGCATACAATATTCCCCGTTCCCACCCTACGAGGTGCTGCAAACCCGCGAAATCAATGTGGACGAACTGCAAACCGCGCGACAACTTTCGCGCCTGCTGGATGGATTTTATAATGCTCCTGCCTGGCAAGGTATAACCCGAAGACTGATTTTGGATAACGAAACGTTCCTGCACGATTTTCTGGAACATCTGATACGGATAGGATTGATAGACCAGCCGATGAGTCTGGAAAAACGGGGCCTCATCCTGTATGAGTTCTGCAAGCGGCATTATCCTGAATATCAGTCGGAAGCAAGCATCGCCTGGATAGAAGCGGGCATGTCGCTGAAGAAGCTCCCGGCAGAACGGGTAAAGACCAAGCGGCAAGTTCCTCCCGGACATTGGGAAGTGCTGTATGGAGAATACAGGGAGAACCTCCGGCTTTGTTTCCTGCCGGTCGGTGAGGAAGAAAACCGGGGATATTGGTTCGGCTTTGAGTCAGAGATACAGAAAATAGAGCCGGTGTTCAAGGCAAGAAATTAA
- a CDS encoding type II toxin-antitoxin system VapC family toxin, whose protein sequence is MRYLIDTNIFVYLATDTDYLSEDVASIIQDLDTVLYISAESVRELIVAYRNKGLCSKRWKSIEAMVVAIEAEYYVKILPLKKEHMLTYARLEINEMQGHKDPSDHVIIAHAITEHLPLISSDTRFDFYRKQGLDLIFNKK, encoded by the coding sequence ATGAGGTATCTTATTGATACAAATATCTTTGTGTATTTAGCTACCGATACGGATTATTTAAGTGAAGATGTGGCGTCCATCATACAAGATTTAGATACTGTATTATATATTAGTGCAGAATCTGTTCGTGAACTTATAGTGGCTTATCGTAATAAGGGCTTATGCTCTAAACGTTGGAAGTCAATAGAAGCAATGGTTGTTGCCATAGAAGCGGAATATTATGTTAAGATATTGCCTTTGAAGAAAGAACATATGCTGACTTATGCGCGACTGGAGATCAATGAAATGCAAGGACACAAAGATCCTTCCGACCATGTCATTATTGCTCATGCCATAACCGAGCATCTGCCACTCATATCGAGTGATACTCGCTTTGATTTTTATCGTAAACAAGGGCTTGACCTGATATTCAATAAAAAGTAG